A window from Anaerolineales bacterium encodes these proteins:
- a CDS encoding B-box zinc finger protein — MTESALVCANHPDRPTTLRCNRCEKPICTKCAVLTPVGYRCKECVRGQQAVFETATPLDFVLAFVIAALGTAMATGILNLIGFWGIFVAPLVGGALAEAIRFAVRRRRGLRLPLTAAVGAIVGVLLNLVIPVFNAILMFTSNVGLNLLAGIGLQLIWPLVYGGLIASTLYYRLRGIRM, encoded by the coding sequence ATGACAGAATCCGCACTGGTATGCGCCAACCATCCCGATCGACCGACAACGCTGCGCTGTAACCGTTGTGAGAAACCGATCTGCACCAAGTGCGCCGTGCTGACTCCCGTCGGCTACCGCTGCAAAGAGTGCGTGCGCGGGCAGCAGGCCGTCTTCGAGACGGCGACCCCACTGGACTTCGTACTGGCCTTTGTCATCGCCGCCTTGGGCACGGCGATGGCGACCGGCATTCTCAACCTGATCGGTTTCTGGGGGATCTTCGTGGCGCCGTTGGTCGGCGGGGCGCTGGCCGAGGCGATCCGCTTTGCCGTTCGCCGGCGGCGCGGCCTCAGGCTGCCGTTGACGGCCGCCGTCGGGGCCATCGTCGGTGTGCTGCTCAACCTTGTCATTCCCGTCTTCAATGCCATCCTGATGTTCACCAGCAACGTGGGGCTCAACCTGTTGGCCGGGATCGGACTGCAGCTCATCTGGCCGCTGGTGTACGGCGGCCTGATCGCCAGCACGCTGTACTATCGGCTGCGCGGCATCCGCATGTAG
- a CDS encoding NAD(+)/NADH kinase, whose amino-acid sequence MEARSSPPSRVTLVANPKLAEAFTTMAAIAGLLADRGLPVVQGILGDDSVRESIEAHQVDLLIALGGDGTVLRASHLCAPHGVPILGVNLGRIGFLTEIDRGQWRPAVDRLLAGSFWLERHMMLTASLWRGEALLGEWDVLNECVIGRGGMVRLVRLKAEIEGRYATHFAADALIVATPTGSTAYALAAGGPILPPDLRNILVVPVAPHLSVDRAIVLHEGSWVRVTVYSEHPASISADGQTPVEMLSGDRVDVRAGRHNVNFVRFQDPGYFYRNLTARLSQNSNPRDEE is encoded by the coding sequence ATGGAAGCTCGGTCCTCCCCTCCCAGCCGGGTGACGCTCGTCGCCAATCCCAAGCTGGCTGAAGCCTTCACCACCATGGCCGCCATCGCCGGACTCCTTGCCGACCGCGGGCTGCCCGTCGTGCAGGGCATCCTGGGGGACGACTCGGTTCGGGAGAGTATCGAAGCCCACCAGGTGGACCTGCTGATCGCCCTCGGCGGGGACGGCACGGTGCTGCGCGCCAGCCATCTGTGTGCCCCTCACGGTGTCCCCATTCTAGGCGTCAACCTGGGCCGGATTGGCTTCCTGACCGAGATCGATCGCGGCCAGTGGCGCCCGGCAGTGGACCGCCTGTTGGCTGGCAGCTTCTGGCTGGAGCGCCACATGATGCTCACCGCCAGCCTGTGGCGCGGTGAGGCCTTGCTGGGCGAGTGGGACGTCCTCAACGAATGCGTCATCGGGCGGGGCGGCATGGTCCGCCTGGTGCGGTTGAAGGCCGAGATCGAGGGACGGTACGCCACCCATTTTGCTGCTGACGCGCTGATTGTTGCTACTCCGACCGGATCGACCGCCTACGCCCTGGCGGCCGGAGGGCCAATCCTTCCGCCGGACCTGCGCAACATCCTGGTGGTGCCCGTGGCGCCCCACCTGTCCGTTGACCGGGCCATCGTGCTGCACGAAGGCTCGTGGGTCCGGGTGACGGTCTACAGCGAGCACCCGGCGTCGATTAGCGCCGATGGCCAGACGCCGGTCGAAATGCTGAGTGGCGATCGGGTGGATGTCCGCGCCGGCCGGCACAACGTGAACTTCGTCCGCTTTCAGGACCCCGGTTACTTCTACCGAAACCTGACCGCCCGGCTGAGCCAAAACTCCAATCCGAGAGATGAAGAATGA